A region from the Lycium barbarum isolate Lr01 chromosome 8, ASM1917538v2, whole genome shotgun sequence genome encodes:
- the LOC132605749 gene encoding large ribosomal subunit protein uL18-like encodes MSLFELQVVLFTAPALPFASYSRRKKMAFIKVQKTRPYFKRFQVKFKRRREGKTDYRARNRLINQDKNKYNTPKYRFVVRFTNKDIIAQIVSASIAGDMVLASAYASELPHFGLKVGLTNYAAAYCTGLLLARRVLKKLEMDEEYQGNLDVNGEDYSVEPAESRRPFRALLDVGLLRTTTGNRVFGALKGALDGGIDIPHSEKRFAGFSKDSKQLDAEVHRKYIYGGHVAAYMTTLTEDEPEKYQSQFSLYIKTGLEAEKLEEMYKKVHAAIRADPSPKKSGKQPPKQHKRYNLKKLTYEERKARLIERLNALNAAGGNDDSEDDD; translated from the exons ATGTCTTTATTTGAGCTTCAAGTAGTTCTTTTCACCGCACCTGCTCTTCCTTTTGCCTCCTATAGCCGGCGGaaaaaaatg GCCTTTATCAAAGTCCAGAAGACGAGGCCTTACTTTAAGCGTTTCCAGGTTAAATTCAAGAGAAGGAGAG AGGGAAAGACTGATTATAGAGCCAGGAACAGGCTCATCAATCAGGACAAAAATAAGTACAACACTCCGAAATACCGTTTCGTTGTCCGATTT ACTAACAAGGACATAATTGCACAAATTGTGTCTGCTAGCATTGCTGGTGACATGGTTCTTGCTTCTGCCTATGCAAGCGAGTTGCCTCATTTTGGACTTAAAGTTGGACTGACAAACTATGCTGCTG CATACTGTACCGGACTTCTCTTGGCAAGACGAGTTCTAAAGAAGCTTGAAATGGACGAAGAGTATCAGGGAAATCTCGAT GTCAACGGGGAGGATTACTCTGTTGAACCTGCTGAAAGCAGGAGGCCTTTCCGCGCTCTCTTGGATGTTGGCCTTCTAAGAACTACCACAGGGAACCGTGTTTTTGGTGCTCTCAAG GGTGCATTGGATGGTGGGATTGACATCCCTCATAGCGAGAAGAGGTTTGCTGGATTCAGCAAGGATTCTAAGCAACTTGATGCTGAGGTTCACCGCAAATATATCTATGGTGGCCATGTTGCTGCATATATGACT ACATTGACGGAAGATGAACCTGAGAAATATCAGTCACAGTTTAGCTTGTACATCAAGACTGGTCTTGAGGCGGAAAAACTTGAGGAGATGTACAAGAAGGTTCATGCTGCCATCCGTGCAGATCCAAGCCCAAAGAAGTCTGGGAAGCAACCTCCTAAGCAGCACAAGAG GTACAACCTGAAGAAGCTGACTTACGAGGAGAGGAAAGCTAGGTTGATCGAGAGACTCAATGCTTTAAACGCAGCTGGTGGAAATGATGATTCTGAAGATGATGATTAG